The genomic DNA CAAATCTACAAAAAAATTCTCCCTTGCAAAACTATTTAGATGGTGGACATACAGAGGAAGAGAAGTTGATAGAAGATTATATCAATCAACTGATACGTGAACATCAGGAAGTGATGCAAGAAGCCATCACGAACCAGCAAGATCAAAAAGATTATATCGACTCATGGGTCCATGAAATCAAAGTACCCGTAGCGGCTTCAGAATTGTTAGTACGATCGATCGAGTTTGATATCGATGATCAAAAGTATACGTTGCTAGAAAATGAGTTGTCTAAAATCGATGAGTATGTGGAACAAGTATTGTATTATGCACGCTTAGATAGTTTTTCAAGAGACTATTTGATCCAAGAATACAGTATCAAGAGTATCATCCAACCCGTCATTCGTAGCCAAGCAAATTATTTTATCCAAAAGAAAATACGTTATGAAGTGATTGGTGAAGATCAAACGATTTTGACTGATTCCAAATGGGTGGCTTTTATTTTCAAACAAATTCTTAGTAATGCCATTAAGTATACGCCAGATGAAGGCGAGATCAAACTATTGATCGAGAAGACGACAAAAGGCGTAAAATTTTCTGTCAAAGATTCAGGCATCGGTATACCGAAAGAAGATGTTGGACGGATTTTTGACAAAGGCTTCACAGGATCGAATGGCCGTCTGAGCAAAACCCACTCTACTGGCTTAGGATTGTATCTCGCGAAAAATCTCGCTGAAAAATTAGGGATTTCTCTCACTGTCGAATCGATCGAAGGAGAAGGGACGACGATGTCTTTATTTTTCCCTATCTTGAGTTTTTACCAAGAAGAACGCTAAAAAAATGGGATTGCGACATGTGCACGCTTATTTCTGAAAGAACTACCGGTTGAACATTGTCTAATTTGGTTGTGATAGAAATGTGTTGACCTTAGATGATGATTGGAAAAGTTTTAATATAGTTATACATCAGCTGTTGCCCCGAAAGTAGAAGGATTTTCGAGGGAACAGTTGATTTTGTTTATGGATTTATTAGTGACTGATTGAACTTCATAGAAAGGTCAATGAAGTTAAGTTAGAAAAAAGTGAGAAATAAAAAATAACTCTTGTGTTGTTAACGTTTTCGTTGATATGTTCTATAACATGTGACATTTAAAAGAAGGAGAATGTTTATGGAATTATTAATCGCATTAGTCCCAATGGTCGCGTGGGGAAGTATTGGTTTAGTCAGTGGAAAGATCGGTGGCGATGCCAATCAACAAACATTAGGAATGACGATCGGTGCATTTCTTTTTTCACTCGTTGCTTTTTTCATCGTTAATCCAACGATCACGCCATGGATCACATTGATTGGCTTTTTATCTGGTCTAGCGTGGAGTGTCGGACAAAATGGGCAGTTTCATGGGATGAAATTTATGGGAGTATCTGTAGGTCTACCGTTATCGACTGGTTTTCAATTGATTTTGAATACGATTGCGGGCGCTGTCTTTTTCCATGAATGGACTCAAACAAAAGATTACGTTTATGGTATTTTAGCGCTGATTCTTCTTGTAAGCGGTGCGTATTTGACTGCTCGACAAGATGATGAAGGCAAAGTCGATACAGATAATAAAATGCTTGATTTTGGTAAAGGATTCAGAGCATTGATCTATTCTACTTTAGGTTATGGTGTCTATACGATCATCGTCAACTGGGCGAATTTAGATGCGATGTCGATTATTTTACCGCAAAGTATCGGTATGATCTTAGGGGCAAGTTTCTTTGCATTCCGAAAAGTAAAAGTTGATCAATATGTTTGGAAAAACATGGCAAGCGGGTTATTATGGGGAATCGGTAATGTATGTATGCTATTGACCGTTAAGTCATTAGGGCTAGCAGTCGGATTCTCTCTTTCTCAAATGGGGATCATCATCTCCACTCTAGGTGGTATTTTTATCTTAGGGGAGAAAAAGACAAAAAAAGAGCTTATATTTGTAATTGTAGGTTGCCTTTTAGTTATTTTTGGTGGTATCCTTTTAGGGTATATGAAAACAGCGTAAAGCTGTTTTTTTATATACTCAAAAATAAGGGGGAGGGAATTTAATGGATTTGTTTCGTAAGAAAGAAATCAGTCTCAATCATACGAGTGAGATGAAGAAAGAACTAAAAACATCCGATTTGATCATGCTTGGCATTGGCGCGATCATCGGTACAGGTATATTTGTCGTAACAGGAGTGGCAGCAAACCAAAATGCAGGTCCGGCACTATCACTATCGTTTGTTTTAGCAGCGATCGTTGTGATTTTATCTGGTCTAAGCTTTGCAGAATTTGCATCGCGGGTACCAGTGATTGGCGGACCATATGCGTATCTATACGTCGTATTCGGTGAATTTGCCGCTTGGTTGACTGGATGGTTATTGATCGGTGAGTTCTTATTGGCCGTTTCATCCGTTGCGTCAGGTTGGTCCGGTTATGTACAAGGGTTTATTGAAAGTCTTGGTTTTGGCTTACCAACGGCGCTAACAGGTGGATATAATCCAGCCAATGGTACATACATCGACTTAATTGCGGTGCTTGTTGTGATTTTCGTCACATACATTGTTTCTTTGGAAGCGAAGAAAGCGTTACGATTGAACAACATGATGGTTTATGTGAAATTTGGAATCATTGCATTATTTATTATTGTAGGAATCTTTTTTGTTAAACCAGAGAATTGGCAACCATTCACACCATTTGGCTTTGAAGGTGTCCTAGATGGTGCAGCATTAGTTTTCTTCGCATTCTTAGGATTCGATGCGGTAGCGATGGCTGCGGAGGAAGTAAAAAATCCTCAAAAAGATGTACCACGTGGAATCATTGGCTCGATCTTGATCGCAACCGTGTTGTACATCATCGTGACATTGATTTTAACAGGGATCGTGCCTTATACAGAATTAGGTGTGAATGATCCTGTGGCATTCGCGATGCGTTATGTAGGACATGGTACAGTAGGAGCGATCATCGCCGTTGGCGCGATCTTGACCTTATTGACTGTGACGATCTCTATGATGTATTCATTAGCTAGGTTATTATTTGCAGTAAGTAAAGATGGCTTGTTACCACAGTTCATGACAGAAATCGACAAGAAACATCGCACACCGAAGAAAGCGACGTATGCAGCAGGTATCGCCGCATTATTCTTCGCAGGATTCTTCCCATTGAATATCTTGGCAGAGTTGACGAACATCATGGCATTGGCTTATCTAATGTTAGTTAGTCTAGGCTTACTGAAATTACGTAAAATGTTTGGCAAACCAAAAGCATGCGAGTTCAAAGTGCCATTGGTGCCGATTTTACCAATCATTTCGATCTTATCTTGTCTAGTCTTGATGTCGCGCTTACAAGCGGTGACTTGGTTAGTATTCGCGATCACGATGGTGATCGGCCTAGTGATTTACTTTGGCTATGGTTACAAACACAGTAAGATGAATACCGAAAAATAAAAAATAAACAAAAAACCTTGTATCAAGCAGCGTTGCTGATACAAGGTTTTTTCATTCTATTTGTTATTGCGTTAAATCGAGTAATTTTTGTTTCAAGTCTTCTTCCATATGGCCAAGTTCGACTTCTGCATGACGACGTTTTTCTTTTCCTTCTTGTTGGATACGAAGTGTTTCTTGGATCGTTTCGATCAAATCATTTTGTGTGGTTTGCAATGTTTCGATATCCACGATGCCACGTTCATTTTCTTTCGCAGTTTCGATGGCAGAGATTTTCAACATTTCTGAGTTTTTCTTCAATAAATCATTGGTCGTTTCAGAAACTTGTCGTTGTGCTGTAACTGCATCTTTTTGTCGAAGCAAGGTCAACGCAATCACCACTTGGTTTTTCCATAATGGGATGGCTGTAGCAATCGATGCTTGGATCTTTTCTGCCAATGCTTGGTTTGTATTTTGGATCAAACGGATCTGTGGCGCTTGTTGGATCGTGATCTGTCTGGCTAAGCGTAGATCATGAGTGCGCTTGTCCAGGCGATCAAGAAACTGTGTATAATCATTGGCGATCTGTACATCCATTTGATCCCCTGTTTCTTCTGCTTTTCGCATGGCTTCTGGAATGATCTTTGTCTGTAATTCTTCCATTTTTAATTCGCCAGCAGCGATATAAATGTTCAACGCATCAAAATAATCTTTATTTTTTTGATAAAGTTGTTCTAACATCAGATTGTCTTTTAATAGGCCATCTTTTTCTTTGTCTAATTTGACTGAGATCTTGTCGATTTGCGCACCGATTTTTTGGTATTTGGCAGTGACTTCATAAATCGATTGTTTGACTTTACCAAATACGCGTTGGAAAATATTGCCTTCTCCTGCACGTAATTCATCTGGATTTGCTTCTTGAAGGCGGTACATTAGTTCAGTTAATGAATCACCGACTGGGCCGATATCTTGTGCTTGCACGTGATTCAACATCGACTGTGAGAACTCACCTAATTTTGTTTGAGCAGCTGAACCGTAGCTGATGACCGACTGAGAGTCAGTGACATCAATTTTTTCAGCCAATTGTTTGGCTTGTTCTTGTCTTTCAGCAGGTAATTTATCAATCAACCGAGCAGCAGTTTGCTGTTCTTGAAGTGCATTGATTTCATTTTGTTGTGTTTGAGTCAATTTATCGACGGGTGTCGAAAAAGGATTATTCAATAAATCTTCCAAAGTATCATTTACAGGGGTTACTTCGTGTTTTGGTTCATGTGGATTATTTTCCATTAAAATTCCTCCTTATCGATTAAGCTAGAAAAAGTACCCGAAACAATCAGACGATGTCTAAGTGTTCCGAGTCCAAGAAATAAACGTGCTTATTCTTCTGGTACATCTTTATTATCACGCTTTAAGCTTTGTTTCGCAACAGATATCTCTACATCGATATCTTCCAAATCTTCCGAAACGAAATCTTGATAGTCTTTCGCGACTAATGAAGCAAGTTGATCAATGATCTGGGTACTTTCTTCCAGTTTTTGATAGGTCTGTTTGTTTTTGATCTCGTGTTCATTGATCTCAATATATTTGTTTGTCAAATCCACTAAGTTTGGCAAGTGGGTGTAAAGGAACTGACTTGCGTCGTGCAATCGAGTGGGTTCTTTTACGAGTTCTTTGAACAAACCTTTTGCTGCTTTTACAGGTTCGTGACGAAGATCGATCGCTTTAAGCTTTGCCGTTTCGTACATATTTTTTTCTAGTTGTTCGATTTCATTTTTTGTTTGATTCATCGTTTCTCTGAAAAAAGAGATTTCACTCGGTGTCATGCCGTTTTCGCTATAATGGGTCGCTAATTTGTCAGATAGATTTGGTAAAGCTGTTTTGTCCTTAGGTTTTTTACGAAAACCAAAAAGCCCCCAAATCAGCAAAACTGCGCCAATTAACAAGATCATTGATATGATCGATACATCATTATAACTGAAGAACAGTATCACTAAGAGTAAACCTACGATCCATTTCCAATTCTTTTTAATCATCCTAAAAACCTCCGTGTATATTCATTGTCCACTCTGCTCATCTACTTCTTTATTTTAGCACAACCTTCTTAATAATTAGTATCGGACTAAAGGTGGATTTTATGAGTTTATAGAATTTCTAAGGTTTGGATATGGTAAACTAAGTAAGAAATCAAAAAGAAAATTGAAAAAAACAAAAAAAGTAGTTATTATAGGACAAAAGAAAGCAGGGGAAAAGATGCTTGAATATGAACAGTTTGAAGAGAAAACGATCCAACGAAAAGAAATTTATCATGGAGCGATCATTGATGTTGCTGTGGATGATGTTCACTTACCAGATGGAAATATCGGGAAGCGTGAATTAGTCTTTCACCCCGGTGGTGTAGGAATCATTGCTTTTGATGAAAAGGATCGTCTACTATTAGTCAAACAATTCCGCAAACCTTTAGAAAAAGTGATCCTCGAAATACCAGCTGGTAAAATCGATCCAGGAGAAAAACAAGCGCCTGAGATCACTGCTGCTAGGGAATTAGAAGAAGAAACTGGTTACCGCGCAGAGCGTTTGGAGCATTTGACTTCTATGTATTTGTCACCAGGATTTGCGAATGAACTCCTGCATATCTATCATGCAATAAATATCAAAAAAGTGGAACAGCCTCTCGCACAAGATGAGGACGAAGTATTGGAACTTTATGCGTTGACTTTAGCAGAAGCAAAACAAGCGATGTCAGATCAAGTCATTTGCGATGCAAAAACGATTTATGCGATTCAATACTGGGAATCAATGAACAAAGGAAAGTAGAGGGATCGATTGATGGTCAAAGGACCGCTAGTCACACGTAGCGAAATCCGTAAACGACAGCAAGAACAAGCACAAGAATCATTAAAAAAACAAAGAAAAGCGGAAGCTACGTACAAACAAGAAGAAAAAAAGATCGCGAGTTTTTATCGTAAAGAACAAAAGAAAAATAAGCCAATCACGAAAACAAGAGCAGGCGAACGAGAAAAAACACGTAAATGGAATGCTGTTTTGATGAAAGGCTTGGTTATCGTCATTTTATTGTTAGCCATCGTTTTTCTGGCAGTTGCATTTATATAGAAAGAAGGAACAACTAAATGAAAATTGGAATCATCGGAGCAATGGAAGAAGAAGTAAAAATTTTAAGAGAACAACTAGGAGAACCCTTATCATGGGAAAGAGCAGGTGCTCTGTTTATCTCAGGCTCATTAGGCAATCATGAAGTCATTGTTGTACGTTCAGGTATCGGTAAAGTCTTGGCATCGATCACAACAAGCTTATTGATTCAACAATATGGTGTAAACATGGTCATCAATACAGGATCAGCTGGTGGCATCGGTGAAGGTCTACGTGTAGGGGATGTAGTGATCTCTGACAAAGTTGCCTATTTTGATGCAGATGTTACAGGGTTCGGTTACAAGCCAGGACAGTTACCTGGCATGCCTCTTTATTATGAAGCAAGCACGTATTTACGTTCAGAAATGAAAAGAGCCGCAGAAGCAACCAACTTGAATGCAAAAGAAGGCTTGATCGTCACAGGAGATACATTTGTTGATTCGCCAGTCAAAGTCCAAGAGATCCTAGGCAATTTCCCTGAAGCACTTGCTTGTGAGATGGAAGGGGCTGCAGTCGGTCAAACGGCGCAACAATTCAATATTCCTTTCTTGATCGTGCGAGCAATGAGTGATACTGCGGACCATTCAGCGACACAAAGCTTTGACGAATTCATCGAAGAAGCAGGGAAACGTTCAGCTGAAATGGTGATTGAATTTGTCAAACATCTTGTATAAGGAGTGAACCGAATGAAAGCATTGATTTCGATTGATTACACCTATGATTTTGTGGCAGACGATGGGAAATTGACGACTGGAAAGAGCGGTCAGGCAATTGAACCAGCTTTAACAAAGTATACAAAAAAGTTTATTGATGAGAAAGAATTTGTCGTATTTGCGATCGATGCACATGATCCCGAAGATGCTTTTCATCCGGAAAACCAATTGTTTCCACCACATAATGTAGTCGGAACGAGTGGCCGCGATCTGTATGGTTCGTTGCAAAAGATTTATGCGGAACATCAAACACAAGCCAATGTTTACTGGATCGATAAACGTCACTATTCTGCCTTCAGTGGAACAGATCTTGACATTCGTTTACGGGAACGTGGGATTACAGAGATTTATTTGACAGGCGTTTGTACAGATATTTGTGTCTTGCATACAGCAGTCGATGCCTATAACCTAGGCTATCAATTGTTTATTTACGAAGATGCAGTTGCCAGCTTTGATCCAATCGGACATGACTGGGCATTGAAACATTTTCAAACAGCCCTTGGTGCAGAGATCATTAAGGGATAAAAAGAGTGAGTATAGTGGATAAAGGCTTTTCTTGAGTACTTTATCCACTATTTCTATTGGTCATCAACTGAAAAAAGGGAAATAGATACATACAAATTGCTCAATGGGGTGTACATAAAGTCATTTATACGTGAAAGGAAGGAATCGGTATGAGAAAAGGGAAAGCGGATTTAGGTTTTTTAGGTTTACTGGGAATTTTCGGTTTTTTAGGATATTTACCAAATCTCTCAGGGT from Enterococcus mundtii includes the following:
- the sapS gene encoding two-component system sensor histidine kinase SapS, with translation MNFFKYLKDQWSLIVGWVFFILLTIFVMWLAPNITVDWATIAYLTLIEGVFLIFFLLVCYLSKRRWWAKLANLQKNSPLQNYLDGGHTEEEKLIEDYINQLIREHQEVMQEAITNQQDQKDYIDSWVHEIKVPVAASELLVRSIEFDIDDQKYTLLENELSKIDEYVEQVLYYARLDSFSRDYLIQEYSIKSIIQPVIRSQANYFIQKKIRYEVIGEDQTILTDSKWVAFIFKQILSNAIKYTPDEGEIKLLIEKTTKGVKFSVKDSGIGIPKEDVGRIFDKGFTGSNGRLSKTHSTGLGLYLAKNLAEKLGISLTVESIEGEGTTMSLFFPILSFYQEER
- a CDS encoding GRP family sugar transporter, whose amino-acid sequence is MELLIALVPMVAWGSIGLVSGKIGGDANQQTLGMTIGAFLFSLVAFFIVNPTITPWITLIGFLSGLAWSVGQNGQFHGMKFMGVSVGLPLSTGFQLILNTIAGAVFFHEWTQTKDYVYGILALILLVSGAYLTARQDDEGKVDTDNKMLDFGKGFRALIYSTLGYGVYTIIVNWANLDAMSIILPQSIGMILGASFFAFRKVKVDQYVWKNMASGLLWGIGNVCMLLTVKSLGLAVGFSLSQMGIIISTLGGIFILGEKKTKKELIFVIVGCLLVIFGGILLGYMKTA
- a CDS encoding APC family permease, whose protein sequence is MDLFRKKEISLNHTSEMKKELKTSDLIMLGIGAIIGTGIFVVTGVAANQNAGPALSLSFVLAAIVVILSGLSFAEFASRVPVIGGPYAYLYVVFGEFAAWLTGWLLIGEFLLAVSSVASGWSGYVQGFIESLGFGLPTALTGGYNPANGTYIDLIAVLVVIFVTYIVSLEAKKALRLNNMMVYVKFGIIALFIIVGIFFVKPENWQPFTPFGFEGVLDGAALVFFAFLGFDAVAMAAEEVKNPQKDVPRGIIGSILIATVLYIIVTLILTGIVPYTELGVNDPVAFAMRYVGHGTVGAIIAVGAILTLLTVTISMMYSLARLLFAVSKDGLLPQFMTEIDKKHRTPKKATYAAGIAALFFAGFFPLNILAELTNIMALAYLMLVSLGLLKLRKMFGKPKACEFKVPLVPILPIISILSCLVLMSRLQAVTWLVFAITMVIGLVIYFGYGYKHSKMNTEK
- a CDS encoding toxic anion resistance protein, which translates into the protein MENNPHEPKHEVTPVNDTLEDLLNNPFSTPVDKLTQTQQNEINALQEQQTAARLIDKLPAERQEQAKQLAEKIDVTDSQSVISYGSAAQTKLGEFSQSMLNHVQAQDIGPVGDSLTELMYRLQEANPDELRAGEGNIFQRVFGKVKQSIYEVTAKYQKIGAQIDKISVKLDKEKDGLLKDNLMLEQLYQKNKDYFDALNIYIAAGELKMEELQTKIIPEAMRKAEETGDQMDVQIANDYTQFLDRLDKRTHDLRLARQITIQQAPQIRLIQNTNQALAEKIQASIATAIPLWKNQVVIALTLLRQKDAVTAQRQVSETTNDLLKKNSEMLKISAIETAKENERGIVDIETLQTTQNDLIETIQETLRIQQEGKEKRRHAEVELGHMEEDLKQKLLDLTQ
- a CDS encoding 5-bromo-4-chloroindolyl phosphate hydrolysis family protein; the encoded protein is MIKKNWKWIVGLLLVILFFSYNDVSIISMILLIGAVLLIWGLFGFRKKPKDKTALPNLSDKLATHYSENGMTPSEISFFRETMNQTKNEIEQLEKNMYETAKLKAIDLRHEPVKAAKGLFKELVKEPTRLHDASQFLYTHLPNLVDLTNKYIEINEHEIKNKQTYQKLEESTQIIDQLASLVAKDYQDFVSEDLEDIDVEISVAKQSLKRDNKDVPEE
- a CDS encoding NUDIX hydrolase translates to MLEYEQFEEKTIQRKEIYHGAIIDVAVDDVHLPDGNIGKRELVFHPGGVGIIAFDEKDRLLLVKQFRKPLEKVILEIPAGKIDPGEKQAPEITAARELEEETGYRAERLEHLTSMYLSPGFANELLHIYHAINIKKVEQPLAQDEDEVLELYALTLAEAKQAMSDQVICDAKTIYAIQYWESMNKGK
- the macP gene encoding cell wall synthase accessory phosphoprotein MacP: MVKGPLVTRSEIRKRQQEQAQESLKKQRKAEATYKQEEKKIASFYRKEQKKNKPITKTRAGEREKTRKWNAVLMKGLVIVILLLAIVFLAVAFI
- a CDS encoding 5'-methylthioadenosine/adenosylhomocysteine nucleosidase; protein product: MKIGIIGAMEEEVKILREQLGEPLSWERAGALFISGSLGNHEVIVVRSGIGKVLASITTSLLIQQYGVNMVINTGSAGGIGEGLRVGDVVISDKVAYFDADVTGFGYKPGQLPGMPLYYEASTYLRSEMKRAAEATNLNAKEGLIVTGDTFVDSPVKVQEILGNFPEALACEMEGAAVGQTAQQFNIPFLIVRAMSDTADHSATQSFDEFIEEAGKRSAEMVIEFVKHLV
- a CDS encoding cysteine hydrolase family protein, with translation MKALISIDYTYDFVADDGKLTTGKSGQAIEPALTKYTKKFIDEKEFVVFAIDAHDPEDAFHPENQLFPPHNVVGTSGRDLYGSLQKIYAEHQTQANVYWIDKRHYSAFSGTDLDIRLRERGITEIYLTGVCTDICVLHTAVDAYNLGYQLFIYEDAVASFDPIGHDWALKHFQTALGAEIIKG